The Panicum hallii strain FIL2 chromosome 9, PHallii_v3.1, whole genome shotgun sequence genome has a window encoding:
- the LOC112874990 gene encoding SWI/SNF complex subunit SWI3D-like isoform X2 has product MEPKPSSAAHGDAPAAEAPRRRGGGGKRKSSGSSFTPSKRQAKERNAAFHVPPHLLHSGPLTRAARQSPHKLAGAPPEPGPASSSAPAGDGVSGGQGEVGAIRPEREETPAAEQPLVDEVFEAVRSRDAGVHVVPTFAGWFSWKEIHPVEKQTLPSFFNGKSEKRTPEIYLAIRNSIMMKFHANPQLQLESKDLAELSMGEIDARQEVLEFLDHWGLINFHPFPPAGQEESKPEESQDNSHDEEKASLIEKLFKFEPVQSYMMPLPKKEDVGAPPPLPSLFPDPVLLEDVVAAAEPSVEYHCNSCSVDCSRKRYHCRTQADFDLCCDCYNEGKFDPGMAKTDFILMDSSEVSGASGTSWTDEETLLLLEGLEIFGGKWAEIAEHVATKTKTQCMLHFLQMQIEDRFHDAEDINQNIPGSTEQVTTEKGIAETSDKMDVEDKMEGKDTADEKASEKIEGTCEGPKTEDASAVENKDTQNSVSKDSAASPNTEEPKQSSDEQPTVKENSADVDTSGEKLSNVAIDILKSAFEAAGHSPEYEGSFADAGNPVMALAAFLAGIVEDDSATTSCRSSLKAISEVSPALQLASRHCFILEEPPNDLKDICVSVSNKNTDGDQTKDEEITQNSVDTEKKENNEKEDNSLSVEKHNNSSISQNDNQESDGKSVSRDDCPIKEAKTNNAKESGDSTATVDKSATDNAKVVVAGSNIGASNPKQVNDKPNVEVEAPDDSSLKGKNRPNKTEDAVATPPAQQDNKQSETLENGNMGEPNNIESVAANEEKGSIVTANQNDSITRLKRAAATAISAAAVKAKFLGDQEEYQIRRLTALMIEKLFQKIEVKMSLFAEIEQVVLRTREYTEKTRKKLLLERNAIIAARMGALPSRPNQPGVAGNRLPPGYGNPAVRPPNAMPRPSS; this is encoded by the exons ATGGAGCCCAAGCCGTCTTCGGCGGCGCACGGTGACGCGCCCGCGGCCGaggccccccgccgccgcggcggcggcggcaagcgcAAGTCGTCTGGGTCCTCGTTCACGCCGTCGAAGCGGCAGGCCAAGGAGAGGAACGCTGCCTTCCACGTGCCCCCGCACCTGCTGCACAGCGGGCCACTCACGCGCGCCGCGCGCCAGTCGCCGCACAAGCTCGCGGgcgcgccgccggagccggGACCAGCGTCGTCGTCGGCCCCAGCTGGGGATGGGGTGAGCGGCGGGCAAGGAGAGGTCGGTGCGATCCGGCCCGAAAGGGAGGAGACGCCGGCAGCGGAGCAGCCGCTGGTGGATGAGGTGTTCGAGGCCGTCCGATCCCGCGACGCCGGCGTCCATGTGGTACCTACCTTTGCTG GATGGTTTTCATGGAAAGAGATCCACCCAGTTGAGAAGCAGACCTTGCCTTCCTTTTTTAATGGCAAATCTGAAAAGCGGACACCTGAGATATATTTGGCGATTAGAAATTCCATCATGATGAAATTTCATGCCAATCCTCAGTTGCAGCTGGAGTCCAAAGATTTGGCCGAGTTGTCAATGGGGGAGATCGATGCTCGGCAGGAAGTCTTGGAGTTCTTGGATCACTGGGGCTTGATAAATTTTCACCCTTTTCCACCAGCTGGACAAGAGGAGAGTAAGCCTGAGGAGAGCCAAGACAATTCTCATGATGAGGAGAAAGCTTCTTTGATCGAGAAGTTGTTTAAATTTGAACCAGTTCAATCATATATGATGCCTTTACCCAAGAAAGAAGATGTGGGAGCTCCGCCCCCTCTGCCTAGCTTGTTTCCTGATCCTGTACTTCTTGAAGATGTAGTTGCAGCAGCTGAGCCTTCTGTTGAGTACCACTGCAACTCCTGTTCAGTTGATTGCTCGCGGAAGCGCTACCACTGTCGGACCCAG GCAGATTTTGACCTGTGTTGTGATTGCTATAACGAAGGAAAGTTCGATCCAGGCATGGCCAAAACCGATTTCATCCTCATGGATTCTTCAGAAGTTTCAGGTGCTAGTGGTACTAGCTGGACTGATGAGGAGACCTTGCTTCTTTTAGAAGGTTTAGAAATTTTTGGTGGAAAATGGGCTGAGATTGCTGAACATGTTGCTACTAAAACAAAGACGCAATGCATGTTGCACTTTCTTCAAATGCAAATCGAGGACCGCTTCCATGATGCCGAAGATATTAATCAAAACATCCCAGGAAGTACAGAGCAAGTCACAACTGAGAAAGGCATTGCTGAAACATCTGATAAGATGGACGTTGAAGATAAAATGGAAGGAAAAGATACTGCAGATGAGAAGGCATCAGAGAAAATAGAGGGCACCTGTGAAGGACCGAAAACTGAAGATGCAAGTGCTGTCGAAAATAAAGATACTCAGAACTCAGTTAGCAAAGATTCAGCTGCATCTCCAAACACTGAAGAGCCAAAACAATCATCTGATGAGCAACCTACTGTAAAGGAGAATTCTGCTGATGTCGACACTTCTGGTGAAAAACTGTCGAATGTTGCTATTGATATCCTAAAATCTGCGTTCGAGGCTGCTGGTCACAGCCCAGAATACGAAGGTTCATTTGCTGATGCAGGAAACCCAGTTATGGCACTA GCAGCATTTTTAGCTGGCATTGTGGAAGATGATAGCGCTACCACTTCATGCCGTAGTTCCCTAAAAGCTATCTCTGAGGTGTCTCCTGCGCTCCAATTAGCTAGTAGGCACTGTTTTATTCTTGAGGAACCACCAAATGATCTGAAAGACATTTGTGTTAGTGTAAG TAATAAAAATACAGATGGTGATCAAACAAAAGATGAGGAGATCACACAAAATTCAGTTGATACTGAGAAAAAGGAAAACAATGAGAAAGAAGATAATTCTTTATCTGTGGAAAAGCATAATAATTCATCCATCTCACAAAACGACAACCAAGAATCAGACGGTAAGAGTGTCTCACGTGATGATTGCCCCATAAAGGAAGCCAAAACCAATAATGCCAAGGAGTCAGGTGATTCAACTGCTACTGTGGATAAGAGTGCAACCGACAATGCAAAAG TGGTTGTTGCAGGAAGTAATATAGGTGCAAGTAATCCTAAACAAGTAAATGACAAACCAAATGTTGAGGTGGAGGCTCCTGATGATTCATCTTTAAAAGGGAAGAACCGGCCCAATAAGACTGAAGATGCAGTTGCTACACCACCCGCCCAACAGGACAATAAGCAAAGTGAAACATTGGAAAATGGCAATATGGGAG AACCTAACAACATTGAGAGTGTAGCTGCCAATGAAGAGAAGGGCTCTATAGTTACCGCAAACCAGAATGATTCCATAACTAGGCTCAAACGAGCAGCAGCCACTGCTATATCAGCAGCTGCTGTGAAAGCTAAATTTCTTGGTGATCAGGAAGAATATCAAATTCGAAGGTTGACAGCACTGATGATCGAAAAACTG TTTCAAAAAATAGAAGTGAAGATGTCGTTATTTGCTGAGATTGAGCAGGTGGTCCTTCGAACAAGAGAGTACACGGAGAAGACCAGGAAGAAGCTCCTATTGGAGCGAAATGCGATAATTGCAGCTCGCATGGGGGCATTGCCATCTAGGCCAAATCAGCCTGGTGTAGCTGGAAACAGATTACCGCCTGGATATGGCAACCCCGCTGTACGGCCGCCAAATGCAATGCCGCGGCCCAGCAGCTGA
- the LOC112874990 gene encoding SWI/SNF complex subunit SWI3D-like isoform X1: MEPKPSSAAHGDAPAAEAPRRRGGGGKRKSSGSSFTPSKRQAKERNAAFHVPPHLLHSGPLTRAARQSPHKLAGAPPEPGPASSSAPAGDGVSGGQGEVGAIRPEREETPAAEQPLVDEVFEAVRSRDAGVHVVPTFAGWFSWKEIHPVEKQTLPSFFNGKSEKRTPEIYLAIRNSIMMKFHANPQLQLESKDLAELSMGEIDARQEVLEFLDHWGLINFHPFPPAGQEESKPEESQDNSHDEEKASLIEKLFKFEPVQSYMMPLPKKEDVGAPPPLPSLFPDPVLLEDVVAAAEPSVEYHCNSCSVDCSRKRYHCRTQADFDLCCDCYNEGKFDPGMAKTDFILMDSSEVSGASGTSWTDEETLLLLEGLEIFGGKWAEIAEHVATKTKTQCMLHFLQMQIEDRFHDAEDINQNIPGSTEQVTTEKGIAETSDKMDVEDKMEGKDTADEKASEKIEGTCEGPKTEDASAVENKDTQNSVSKDSAASPNTEEPKQSSDEQPTVKENSADVDTSGEKLSNVAIDILKSAFEAAGHSPEYEGSFADAGNPVMALAAFLAGIVEDDSATTSCRSSLKAISEVSPALQLASRHCFILEEPPNDLKDICVSVSNKNTDGDQTKDEEITQNSVDTEKKENNEKEDNSLSVEKHNNSSISQNDNQESDGKSVSRDDCPIKEAKTNNAKESGDSTATVDKSATDNAKGLISSMKGSVTLDNMTECGLLASPVVVAGSNIGASNPKQVNDKPNVEVEAPDDSSLKGKNRPNKTEDAVATPPAQQDNKQSETLENGNMGEPNNIESVAANEEKGSIVTANQNDSITRLKRAAATAISAAAVKAKFLGDQEEYQIRRLTALMIEKLFQKIEVKMSLFAEIEQVVLRTREYTEKTRKKLLLERNAIIAARMGALPSRPNQPGVAGNRLPPGYGNPAVRPPNAMPRPSS; this comes from the exons ATGGAGCCCAAGCCGTCTTCGGCGGCGCACGGTGACGCGCCCGCGGCCGaggccccccgccgccgcggcggcggcggcaagcgcAAGTCGTCTGGGTCCTCGTTCACGCCGTCGAAGCGGCAGGCCAAGGAGAGGAACGCTGCCTTCCACGTGCCCCCGCACCTGCTGCACAGCGGGCCACTCACGCGCGCCGCGCGCCAGTCGCCGCACAAGCTCGCGGgcgcgccgccggagccggGACCAGCGTCGTCGTCGGCCCCAGCTGGGGATGGGGTGAGCGGCGGGCAAGGAGAGGTCGGTGCGATCCGGCCCGAAAGGGAGGAGACGCCGGCAGCGGAGCAGCCGCTGGTGGATGAGGTGTTCGAGGCCGTCCGATCCCGCGACGCCGGCGTCCATGTGGTACCTACCTTTGCTG GATGGTTTTCATGGAAAGAGATCCACCCAGTTGAGAAGCAGACCTTGCCTTCCTTTTTTAATGGCAAATCTGAAAAGCGGACACCTGAGATATATTTGGCGATTAGAAATTCCATCATGATGAAATTTCATGCCAATCCTCAGTTGCAGCTGGAGTCCAAAGATTTGGCCGAGTTGTCAATGGGGGAGATCGATGCTCGGCAGGAAGTCTTGGAGTTCTTGGATCACTGGGGCTTGATAAATTTTCACCCTTTTCCACCAGCTGGACAAGAGGAGAGTAAGCCTGAGGAGAGCCAAGACAATTCTCATGATGAGGAGAAAGCTTCTTTGATCGAGAAGTTGTTTAAATTTGAACCAGTTCAATCATATATGATGCCTTTACCCAAGAAAGAAGATGTGGGAGCTCCGCCCCCTCTGCCTAGCTTGTTTCCTGATCCTGTACTTCTTGAAGATGTAGTTGCAGCAGCTGAGCCTTCTGTTGAGTACCACTGCAACTCCTGTTCAGTTGATTGCTCGCGGAAGCGCTACCACTGTCGGACCCAG GCAGATTTTGACCTGTGTTGTGATTGCTATAACGAAGGAAAGTTCGATCCAGGCATGGCCAAAACCGATTTCATCCTCATGGATTCTTCAGAAGTTTCAGGTGCTAGTGGTACTAGCTGGACTGATGAGGAGACCTTGCTTCTTTTAGAAGGTTTAGAAATTTTTGGTGGAAAATGGGCTGAGATTGCTGAACATGTTGCTACTAAAACAAAGACGCAATGCATGTTGCACTTTCTTCAAATGCAAATCGAGGACCGCTTCCATGATGCCGAAGATATTAATCAAAACATCCCAGGAAGTACAGAGCAAGTCACAACTGAGAAAGGCATTGCTGAAACATCTGATAAGATGGACGTTGAAGATAAAATGGAAGGAAAAGATACTGCAGATGAGAAGGCATCAGAGAAAATAGAGGGCACCTGTGAAGGACCGAAAACTGAAGATGCAAGTGCTGTCGAAAATAAAGATACTCAGAACTCAGTTAGCAAAGATTCAGCTGCATCTCCAAACACTGAAGAGCCAAAACAATCATCTGATGAGCAACCTACTGTAAAGGAGAATTCTGCTGATGTCGACACTTCTGGTGAAAAACTGTCGAATGTTGCTATTGATATCCTAAAATCTGCGTTCGAGGCTGCTGGTCACAGCCCAGAATACGAAGGTTCATTTGCTGATGCAGGAAACCCAGTTATGGCACTA GCAGCATTTTTAGCTGGCATTGTGGAAGATGATAGCGCTACCACTTCATGCCGTAGTTCCCTAAAAGCTATCTCTGAGGTGTCTCCTGCGCTCCAATTAGCTAGTAGGCACTGTTTTATTCTTGAGGAACCACCAAATGATCTGAAAGACATTTGTGTTAGTGTAAG TAATAAAAATACAGATGGTGATCAAACAAAAGATGAGGAGATCACACAAAATTCAGTTGATACTGAGAAAAAGGAAAACAATGAGAAAGAAGATAATTCTTTATCTGTGGAAAAGCATAATAATTCATCCATCTCACAAAACGACAACCAAGAATCAGACGGTAAGAGTGTCTCACGTGATGATTGCCCCATAAAGGAAGCCAAAACCAATAATGCCAAGGAGTCAGGTGATTCAACTGCTACTGTGGATAAGAGTGCAACCGACAATGCAAAAGGTTTGATAAGttccatgaaaggttcagttaCTCTCGATAATATGACTGAATGTGGTTTATTAGCTTCACCAGTGGTTGTTGCAGGAAGTAATATAGGTGCAAGTAATCCTAAACAAGTAAATGACAAACCAAATGTTGAGGTGGAGGCTCCTGATGATTCATCTTTAAAAGGGAAGAACCGGCCCAATAAGACTGAAGATGCAGTTGCTACACCACCCGCCCAACAGGACAATAAGCAAAGTGAAACATTGGAAAATGGCAATATGGGAG AACCTAACAACATTGAGAGTGTAGCTGCCAATGAAGAGAAGGGCTCTATAGTTACCGCAAACCAGAATGATTCCATAACTAGGCTCAAACGAGCAGCAGCCACTGCTATATCAGCAGCTGCTGTGAAAGCTAAATTTCTTGGTGATCAGGAAGAATATCAAATTCGAAGGTTGACAGCACTGATGATCGAAAAACTG TTTCAAAAAATAGAAGTGAAGATGTCGTTATTTGCTGAGATTGAGCAGGTGGTCCTTCGAACAAGAGAGTACACGGAGAAGACCAGGAAGAAGCTCCTATTGGAGCGAAATGCGATAATTGCAGCTCGCATGGGGGCATTGCCATCTAGGCCAAATCAGCCTGGTGTAGCTGGAAACAGATTACCGCCTGGATATGGCAACCCCGCTGTACGGCCGCCAAATGCAATGCCGCGGCCCAGCAGCTGA
- the LOC112874990 gene encoding SWI/SNF complex subunit SWI3D-like isoform X3 has product MEPKPSSAAHGDAPAAEAPRRRGGGGKRKSSGSSFTPSKRQAKERNAAFHVPPHLLHSGPLTRAARQSPHKLAGAPPEPGPASSSAPAGDGVSGGQGEVGAIRPEREETPAAEQPLVDEVFEAVRSRDAGVHVVPTFAGWFSWKEIHPVEKQTLPSFFNGKSEKRTPEIYLAIRNSIMMKFHANPQLQLESKDLAELSMGEIDARQEVLEFLDHWGLINFHPFPPAGQEESKPEESQDNSHDEEKASLIEKLFKFEPVQSYMMPLPKKEDVGAPPPLPSLFPDPVLLEDVVAAAEPSVEYHCNSCSVDCSRKRYHCRTQADFDLCCDCYNEGKFDPGMAKTDFILMDSSEVSGASGTSWTDEETLLLLEGLEIFGGKWAEIAEHVATKTKTQCMLHFLQMQIEDRFHDAEDINQNIPGSTEQVTTEKGIAETSDKMDVEDKMEGKDTADEKASEKIEGTCEGPKTEDASAVENKDTQNSVSKDSAASPNTEEPKQSSDEQPTVKENSADVDTSGEKLSNVAIDILKSAFEAAGHSPEYEGSFADAGNPVMALAAFLAGIVEDDSATTSCRSSLKAISEVSPALQLASRHCFILEEPPNDLKDICVSVSNKNTDGDQTKDEEITQNSVDTEKKENNEKEDNSLSVEKHNNSSISQNDNQESDGKSVSRDDCPIKEAKTNNAKESGDSTATVDKSATDNAKGSNIGASNPKQVNDKPNVEVEAPDDSSLKGKNRPNKTEDAVATPPAQQDNKQSETLENGNMGEPNNIESVAANEEKGSIVTANQNDSITRLKRAAATAISAAAVKAKFLGDQEEYQIRRLTALMIEKLFQKIEVKMSLFAEIEQVVLRTREYTEKTRKKLLLERNAIIAARMGALPSRPNQPGVAGNRLPPGYGNPAVRPPNAMPRPSS; this is encoded by the exons ATGGAGCCCAAGCCGTCTTCGGCGGCGCACGGTGACGCGCCCGCGGCCGaggccccccgccgccgcggcggcggcggcaagcgcAAGTCGTCTGGGTCCTCGTTCACGCCGTCGAAGCGGCAGGCCAAGGAGAGGAACGCTGCCTTCCACGTGCCCCCGCACCTGCTGCACAGCGGGCCACTCACGCGCGCCGCGCGCCAGTCGCCGCACAAGCTCGCGGgcgcgccgccggagccggGACCAGCGTCGTCGTCGGCCCCAGCTGGGGATGGGGTGAGCGGCGGGCAAGGAGAGGTCGGTGCGATCCGGCCCGAAAGGGAGGAGACGCCGGCAGCGGAGCAGCCGCTGGTGGATGAGGTGTTCGAGGCCGTCCGATCCCGCGACGCCGGCGTCCATGTGGTACCTACCTTTGCTG GATGGTTTTCATGGAAAGAGATCCACCCAGTTGAGAAGCAGACCTTGCCTTCCTTTTTTAATGGCAAATCTGAAAAGCGGACACCTGAGATATATTTGGCGATTAGAAATTCCATCATGATGAAATTTCATGCCAATCCTCAGTTGCAGCTGGAGTCCAAAGATTTGGCCGAGTTGTCAATGGGGGAGATCGATGCTCGGCAGGAAGTCTTGGAGTTCTTGGATCACTGGGGCTTGATAAATTTTCACCCTTTTCCACCAGCTGGACAAGAGGAGAGTAAGCCTGAGGAGAGCCAAGACAATTCTCATGATGAGGAGAAAGCTTCTTTGATCGAGAAGTTGTTTAAATTTGAACCAGTTCAATCATATATGATGCCTTTACCCAAGAAAGAAGATGTGGGAGCTCCGCCCCCTCTGCCTAGCTTGTTTCCTGATCCTGTACTTCTTGAAGATGTAGTTGCAGCAGCTGAGCCTTCTGTTGAGTACCACTGCAACTCCTGTTCAGTTGATTGCTCGCGGAAGCGCTACCACTGTCGGACCCAG GCAGATTTTGACCTGTGTTGTGATTGCTATAACGAAGGAAAGTTCGATCCAGGCATGGCCAAAACCGATTTCATCCTCATGGATTCTTCAGAAGTTTCAGGTGCTAGTGGTACTAGCTGGACTGATGAGGAGACCTTGCTTCTTTTAGAAGGTTTAGAAATTTTTGGTGGAAAATGGGCTGAGATTGCTGAACATGTTGCTACTAAAACAAAGACGCAATGCATGTTGCACTTTCTTCAAATGCAAATCGAGGACCGCTTCCATGATGCCGAAGATATTAATCAAAACATCCCAGGAAGTACAGAGCAAGTCACAACTGAGAAAGGCATTGCTGAAACATCTGATAAGATGGACGTTGAAGATAAAATGGAAGGAAAAGATACTGCAGATGAGAAGGCATCAGAGAAAATAGAGGGCACCTGTGAAGGACCGAAAACTGAAGATGCAAGTGCTGTCGAAAATAAAGATACTCAGAACTCAGTTAGCAAAGATTCAGCTGCATCTCCAAACACTGAAGAGCCAAAACAATCATCTGATGAGCAACCTACTGTAAAGGAGAATTCTGCTGATGTCGACACTTCTGGTGAAAAACTGTCGAATGTTGCTATTGATATCCTAAAATCTGCGTTCGAGGCTGCTGGTCACAGCCCAGAATACGAAGGTTCATTTGCTGATGCAGGAAACCCAGTTATGGCACTA GCAGCATTTTTAGCTGGCATTGTGGAAGATGATAGCGCTACCACTTCATGCCGTAGTTCCCTAAAAGCTATCTCTGAGGTGTCTCCTGCGCTCCAATTAGCTAGTAGGCACTGTTTTATTCTTGAGGAACCACCAAATGATCTGAAAGACATTTGTGTTAGTGTAAG TAATAAAAATACAGATGGTGATCAAACAAAAGATGAGGAGATCACACAAAATTCAGTTGATACTGAGAAAAAGGAAAACAATGAGAAAGAAGATAATTCTTTATCTGTGGAAAAGCATAATAATTCATCCATCTCACAAAACGACAACCAAGAATCAGACGGTAAGAGTGTCTCACGTGATGATTGCCCCATAAAGGAAGCCAAAACCAATAATGCCAAGGAGTCAGGTGATTCAACTGCTACTGTGGATAAGAGTGCAACCGACAATGCAAAAG GAAGTAATATAGGTGCAAGTAATCCTAAACAAGTAAATGACAAACCAAATGTTGAGGTGGAGGCTCCTGATGATTCATCTTTAAAAGGGAAGAACCGGCCCAATAAGACTGAAGATGCAGTTGCTACACCACCCGCCCAACAGGACAATAAGCAAAGTGAAACATTGGAAAATGGCAATATGGGAG AACCTAACAACATTGAGAGTGTAGCTGCCAATGAAGAGAAGGGCTCTATAGTTACCGCAAACCAGAATGATTCCATAACTAGGCTCAAACGAGCAGCAGCCACTGCTATATCAGCAGCTGCTGTGAAAGCTAAATTTCTTGGTGATCAGGAAGAATATCAAATTCGAAGGTTGACAGCACTGATGATCGAAAAACTG TTTCAAAAAATAGAAGTGAAGATGTCGTTATTTGCTGAGATTGAGCAGGTGGTCCTTCGAACAAGAGAGTACACGGAGAAGACCAGGAAGAAGCTCCTATTGGAGCGAAATGCGATAATTGCAGCTCGCATGGGGGCATTGCCATCTAGGCCAAATCAGCCTGGTGTAGCTGGAAACAGATTACCGCCTGGATATGGCAACCCCGCTGTACGGCCGCCAAATGCAATGCCGCGGCCCAGCAGCTGA
- the LOC112875302 gene encoding aberrant root formation protein 4 has translation MAAGDASATSSSATPYPDRLREALDVLSQACESGVCDALEAASFTVSEIVDAAAATSAEADDGRDDGDATAAARVSEEMLREVHEFLSRPSSNQMAIDALSLVLPKHVAKLGAQIGGCWDLAAAILKFFVMNCSPRDMLSILCEALDAAMDVPNDSSSFVLLLNALAKVLTLIQRRHIEQVKVALPVVLKVMCTTVQECDEEHGNAVVDLFNAAHEIGNAIQEMCKAVVNKNKDLCAILGLYSLQIIALVSQSRQQDILSACGSVVLQHFRFLKSSGFTYLGLLTGSDATAATDKLSKEDDAEFLEWFSLATDGTALTVVWTFMYDAMSKYAGEELELALKEVQGNYMKKWEAINMLKCVLSSISYPWIIKSHGINLLLSLTGENHVQEINNHVDFTFYVPRTFATLKAIESVMMGAPEALMRKKAFAALKKVISMVPSSQRFNILQALLSNSMSPSLTAILLDLVRDEVLRESRQAENDCAESDGLPPWASHALELVELILRPPQGGPPCLPDHSEQVVSALNLLRFILIIDSRGPRSGKLFQKETLQKVHSEWLIPLRPIVSRIQSENERGDSELANQILCSLNPVQLVLYRCIELVEEKIKGC, from the exons ATGGCCGCCGGCGAtgcctccgccacctcctcctctgCAACTCCTTACCCCGACCGCCTCCGCGAAGCACTCGACGTCCTCTCCCAG GCATGCGAATCCGGCGTCTGCGATGCTTTGGAAGCCGCCTCTTTCACCGTCTCCGAGATTgttgacgccgccgccgccacgagtGCCGAGGCCGATGACGGGAGGGACGACGGCgacgccacggcggcggccagggtcTCTGAGGAGATGCTCCGCGAGGTGCACGAGTTCCTCTCTCGTCCGTCTTCGAACCAG ATGGCCATTGACGCGCTGTCGCTTGTGCTCCCCAAACATGTGGCGAAGCTGGGAGCTCAAATAGGGGGATGCTGGGACCTTGCCGCCGCTATCCTCAAGTTCTTCGTGATGAATTGCAGTCCGAGGGACATGCTCTCCATCCTCTGTGAG GCATTAGATGCGGCAATGGACGTACCTAATGACTCATCCAGCTTTGTTCTTCTACTCAATGCACTTGCTAAAG TGCTTACTTTAATTCAGAGGCGGCATATCGAGCAAGTAAAGGTGGCGCTTCCTGTTGTCCTTAAAGTTATGTGTACTACTGTACAAGAATGTGATGAGGAACATGGAAATGCTGTTGTTGATCTTTTCAATGCAGCACATGAAATTGGCAATGCCATTCAAGAAATGTGCAAAGCAGTG GTCAATAAGAACAAAGACCTCTGTGCAATTCTTGGCTTATACTCGCTTCAGATTATA GCTCTTGTATCACAAAGCAGACAGCAGGATATTCTCTCTGCTTGCGGTTCAGTTGTTCTTCAGCATTTCAGATTTCTTAAATCTAGTGGATTCACCTATCTCGGTCTACTAACTGGTAGTGATGCCACAGCAGCCACTGATAAGCTTTCCAAAG AGGACGATGCTGAATTTTTAGAGTGGTTTTCTCTTGCTACGGATGGCACAGCGCTTACAG TTGTGTGGACATTTATGTATGATGCTATGTCAAAGTATGCTGGAGAAGAGTTGGAATTAGCACTGAAGGAAGTTCAGGGCAACTATATGAAGAAATGGGAAGCAATTAACATGCTTAAATGTGTCCTGTCCTCAATTAGTTACCCATGGATAATCAAATCCCACGGTATCAACTTATTGCTCAGTCTAACTGGTGAAAATCATGTTCAAGAAATCAACAATCATGTAGACTTCACATTTTATGTTCCTCGTACTTTTGCAACACTCAAG GCCATTGAAAGCGTAATGATGGGTGCCCCTGAGGCATTGATGCGGAAAAAAGCTTTTGCTGCTTTGAAAAAG GTTATTTCAATGGTGCCCTCATCTCAGAGATTCAACATCTTACAAGCTCTTCTAAGCAATAGCATGTCGCCATCCTTG ACCGCAATTCTCCTAGATCTAGTGAGGGACGAAGTTTTGAGAGAGAGTCGTCAAGCTGAAAACGATTGTGCTGAATCTGATGGATTGCCACCTTGGGCTTCTCATGCGCTTGAGTTAGTCGAGCTGATTTTGAGGCCTCCACAAGGTGGCCCTCCGTGCCTTCCTGATCACAGTGAACAG GTAGTATCAGCTCTGAACTTGCTTAGATTTATCCTGATAATAGATTCAAGAG GACCAAGATCAGGAAAATTGTTCCAGAAAGAGACTTTACAGAAGGTGCATTCGGAGTGGCTGATCCCATTAAGGCCAATTGTCTCGCGAATTCAGTCAGAAAATGAAAGGGGTGATAGTGAGCTTGCAAATCAGATCTTGTGCTCGTTAAATCCTGTTCAACTAGTGTTGTACCGCTGCATAGAGTTGGTGGAGGAAAAGATAAAAGGTTGCTAA